aataaaaatcaaacagaccccaaacttctgaaagATAGTTTTAAAATGGTAAAATTTAAATTGAAtagatttattataaatgtaggAATGATTATCTTAACATTTTCCATTTAttgtacattatttttaaaacactttctTGAAACACCTATTTTCTCTTTCCGTCTCGATCATCTCTGCTCTGTTTTCTGTCATCcatctcttttcttttctcctTTTAATACGTCCTTCCTCTTCCTTGTTTTATATTAATGTGTCAGATTCCGCTGCATTGTCTATCCCTTCAAACAGAAGCTCACCATCTCCACCTCCACCCTCATCATTGTCATCATTTGGGTTCTGGCCATCTCCATCATGTGTCCATCTGGTGTAATGCTACAGGTCACCAAAGAGCACAGGGTCTCCATCTTGCTAAGCGATGGCAACACCACGCAACCCTTCTACTGGTGCCGTGAAAACTGGCCAAACCAGGAGATGCGCAAGATTTACACCACGGTCCTCTTCGCTAACATTTATTTGGCACCTCTGACTCTCATTGTCATTATGTACGCTCGGATTGGAATCACACTCTTCAAAACATCAATGCCTGCTGCTGTGTGCCAAGTTGGGACCTCAGGCTCTGGTTCTGGCTCTGGGAAACATGGCAGATTTGAAAGTCGTCAACTGGTGTCCCGGAAAAAGAAGCGGGTCATTAAAATGTTGCTTGTGGTGGCCCTGCTCTTCATCCTGTCATGGTTGCCATTGTGGGCTCTCATGATGCTGAGCGACTACGCAAGCTTGAGTGAGCATCAGCATCGCGTCATTAATATCTATTTTTATCCTCTGGCTCACTGGCTGGCGTTCTGTAACAGCAGCGTCAATCCCATAGTCTATGGCTTTTTTAATGAGAACTTCCGTAAGGGTTTCAAGGCGGCCTTTAAGCTTCAGCTCTGCTCAGCCCTTTCAGGGAAGAGGAAAAGCTACTCTCACAGGCTGCAGGGGAATGCTGTATTACCTGCCAGCTTGCCCATGACTAAGGAGTCTGTACTGGAGGCTGGGGGTCCCAGACAAGGACAAGAGCTCATCCAAGGGCTGGTGTCTGTGGGCAATGGGAAGGGTCAGGGTGACAGAAGCCAGTCTTCAGGCAAGGAGAACATGAAAGAACAGGATCTGATCATGGAAGATCTGGAGaaggtgtgtatgtgtgttaaaGAATATTGTTTTGGAACCCTTAAACTCCAGATATGAAATGCTGTAACagaataaatctttttttaattatataaatttatattaatgctatttatatctttttgtttgaacttttttaatcatcaaagaaaaaaagcagcacaattgtcttcaacattgataataatcagaaatgtttcttgagcagtgaATCAACAtactagaatgatttctgaaggaccatgagacactgaagactggagtaaaggcTGCTGAAAATTAAGATTTGCCATCAATTTTTGGCCATTTTAAAGTATaagaaaatagaaaacagttatttcataatgtaaaaatatttttaaaaaaagattactGTTCTTACTGTTTTATGCAGCCTTGGTGTAAGAAAACACAGAATTAGATactatatgtaaaatatttaaatatagttAAAGTTTGGCGAAAGGCTTCTCTTTTGATCTGAGAAAAGTTAAGCTAAATAATGAGAAATACTGATCTCACAAAATTACATATTCAACAGGATTTGTACATGGCAAATTCCCTAGTTTCATACTGAAATTCCACACTATTAAACTGGCATATCCTTGAGCAGTTACCATTACAGcacacactaaaaaaattgGCAAACATtttacctttaggggtacaacagCTGTCCAACGTACCTTTAGGGTTAAAAACTGTACAACATCACTGTGGCAGTAGCCTTAAAGGGACAAATTTGATCCTTATTTACTCTCACAATTtcatattagtaccttaaagggttagtttgctcaaaaatgaaatttccgcatcaattactcaccctcatgttgttccacacctgaaAGACCTtagtcaaagtccctttaagacacgtcgtttcactcggcggccatctttgaaacgcctctcgggctttgccttcattcatcttcggaacacaaattaagatattttctataaaatccgatggctcagtgaggcctgcattgccagcaagataattaacactttcagatgcccagaaagttacaaaatacatatttaaaacagttcatgtgactacagtggttcaaccttaatgttatgaagcgacgagaatgctttttgtgcagcaaaaaaatgaaataatgactttattcaacaatatctagtgatgggcgatttcaaaacactgcttcatgaagcttcaaagctttacgaatcttttgtttcgaatcagtgattcggagcatgtatcaaactgccaaagtcacgtgatttcagtaaacgaggcttcattacatcataaacgtttcaaaatttcaatggttcacgtgactttggcagtttgatacatgcttcaaaccactgattcgaaacaaaagattcgtaaagcttcagaacttcatgaagcagtgttttgaaatcgcccatcactacaaattgttgaataaagtcgttattttgtttttttgaaagtgttaattatcttgccatcaatggaggcctcaatgagccatcggattttataaaaaaaaaaaaagtactttgtgttacgaagatgaatgaaggtcttatgggtgtggaacgacatgagggtgagtacttcttgacagaattttcatttttgggtgaactaaccctctaaGGGAACATATTACCACTCTACAAAAATGAACCTTTTAGGGGTAGATAAGATACAAAGTTATCCCTTTAAGGGTACTGTCCACACAGTGACATGTTGTAACCCTAAAAGTACAATTCTTGCACATTATTTCTGACAgcacagatgctagtaacatctTTTTTTATTGGCAACCAAAGCAATTTTACAGATGGTCTTCTCTAAATTGTCAATTTTCACCTTCCATCTCCTTCTGGCATCAGCAGATATTTTCTAATAAGACCCTGTATGgtccatttttattacagaagGTTTCAGTGAAAAAATTCAGGGTCTTATAAATGGTATGAATGTAACcattgtttgtctgtttttctTCACAGGTAATGTATGATTTATAGGTGCTTAATGATCTTCATGGAACCCATGGTCAAAGATACTGTGCACTCTATGATTTTCTCTTCTCACTGACTGTTTTACTGCTGGGAGGACACCATGAGTTCGTCTTTCATCTCTTTTCATCTCTTTCATCTTGTAGGCAAGATGTGCTCTGCCTTTTCTCtcatgaaattttaaatttaagacCATAATCATGCCAGAACGGCAGCCTGATCCGGAGGGTTTAAAATTCAGACATTGTGTGTGATAAGCACAAAGAAGGCCATTTTGTTGACCTAGCTTTGACTTGATAAGATGCGAAATGAAATGACATGACATCTTACTGGATGCCAAATTATGCCCAGTGTCATTCCTGGATGTTTACTCTGTCACCCTGTTTAACCTGAGGAATACACCCTGAGGTTCAGATAAAATTACACCAAATGTCAAGGCCGTAACTAATACGGATATTCCTGTGGAAAAGGTCTTGATTCTAAGCCACATCTCAAACTGACTGAAGTACCTGAACAGGGCATATTTGAGAGGGATTTCTATTGCATCTCTACCTGGATGGTTAAATTACTGCATTTTGTTAAAATGGCCTGTTCAATTTCTCCTCTTTGTGTTGAAAAATGACTACCTTTTTTAAAACTGCCTGCTCAACATGTTCAGTCATTAACCAACATTGAATGAATGTCAGCTGCAAAACTTGCAGGTTTCTTGCTGGCGTATTTACAGGGTGAATGTAGTAGGTCTGTGACTAAATGAGGAGCATCATAACTATGAATCTGTATTAGTATAAAATAGTTCACTGTAACAGTAAGGGTATTTTGCCAgttattttcaaaaacactcaacaGTTTGTGTCCTGACATGGGGACAGTGCCTGAGGATCTTTTCAGACTCAAAAACTCAATGTAAATGAGCTGCTGAATAAGAGCAGTGCCTTAAAAAGATGGCATTAGCGGTCAGAAACCATGAGAACTTGAACAGTCTTATGTGGAATGAGTCAAGAAACATCCCCGAGGGAAAGGCAAGTGTCCAAACTGTCACTGGCTATTGCATCtgacatttatatatttcagtttCTCTTTTGGCGGATGAGAATCTACGCTGGTTATTTTGTATGTGTAGAAAAAAAAGACCTCACTCCAAAAGGAAATTTTGTTGTCTGTGTTTCTAATGTAAACCTGCAGTTGAGTACAATGTGATATACTTGAGGCACACAATGTATTGCTGCTACAAAGTCTTTTCAGTGGGTAATTTTCAGTTAGGTAATATATCCTCTTGGCTGCAATTTTACATCTTACTGTGCTTTGCAATGACGTGTAAACAATGAACAATCTATTCAGGAAATAGTCATTAATTGAGGTTAGGCtggatttgttttattattatttgactaaaaatgctgtgtaTTTTGTCTCTGAGAGCAAATCATACACATAACGAATGTTATGGTATCTAATgcttaattataataattacaaaaagaaataattatcattatatCACCACTGCTTGTTGCATAATGTGCATCAGACAGAGAACAAGAGTTTGTTGTCAGGACCTTGTTGAAATGTGTTACTGGTTGATGGTCATTATGATGAGCAACATTAATTTCGTAAAAGTAAAAAGCATTTTGGGGTGTCAGCCTGCTTGTCATGTCAGTGTGTCGTGACAGCATAATCGTGTCTTTAAAGTCCTATTTTTGGGGACATATTTGACAGTATATTACCACTGAAACATATTCATCTCAACAAGACAGATTCTATAGGACAATGTTGCCtataaacaacattattttGACATACTGCACAGAACACAGCAGATAGGAAAATTATACAGGGAGAAAACATCTTATTTTATCTCTCTATATTTCAGAGTTGTTAAATGTCTCCAGCACCGGCAGTCGCACAACGTTGTAGGCTACACTGACATTCAGTTTATTCTTCTTTAGAACCTGGAAACAGCATCAAAGGAGTTGATAAGTATGCGATGCTATACACGATTCCCACACTATGTATATCATCCACCGCAACATCAAGAACCTTCAGTTCTATCATCCTTTTTCTGAAAACTTGTACAGAGAACTTGTACATTCCCATTCTCCAGTGTTTCTGgtcaaattagcatattttccTAGAagaaaatgtaacattaaacatattaaaatgactaaaaaaagCATACGGCTCCATAGTGCTGACACTTTACAGTGCCTCAGCAGTTTAATGAGTGGGGATAGATGACATGAAGTGGCCTGAAGTTTTACTGAAAACATATACAGCTCAGAATTGCGGTGAAGTTCAGAGGGCTTTTTGTCCACATTATACAAGCACTCATACCCTGCTTACATAAGTGCTGCCATGCTCATTTTCTCTCATCAGTCACTGACATGCAATTCATATGGTGCCAGAAACGAATATTCTTTTCAGGTTTGTTGGTGCACAAATCAATTAATTTCAGGAATTCTTTGTTTATTATTGCTGCTATTGTGGCAGCTATGAAACtgagcttattttatttatttaattcagttgCTTGTTTTACCCAGTATTAACATGGGTTCATATGAAGACCGGAATAGGACAACAGCAGAATATGTCATGGTGGTGTTTATCAGGAAAAAGGTGGATATGTTTCTGCATTTTCAAATTGTAAGCGACAGTAGTCTCAATTGAGATGCGCCTCACTACACCTGAAATTTAGACAAGAGTAGATGGCTGCATTTCTCACTTCTTGAAGTGGATCTACTTGATCGAAGGTAGATATTGCATGATTCACAATCATGCTTTTATGCTAATAAATTGGATGTAATCTAAACtctgttgcttttatataaaaataaatatgacaaacAAGACACCCAAAGTAGTGGTTAGTTAATTTTCCTACCAAAGATGTGTTTTCCATCCATTTTTAGTTTAATAAAGACgtgttttagattttttttaaggaatattAGTGATTATTGACATGACATGGGGCCaagtacagtgggtacggagaGTATTCAGatccccttaaatttttcactctttgttatattgcagccatttgctaaaaccatttaagttcatttttttccctcattaatgtacacacagcaccccatattgacagaaaaacactgaatttttgacatttttgcagatttattaaaaaagaaaaactgaaatatcacatggtcctaagtattcagacgctttgctcagtatttagttgaagcacccttttgatctaatacagccatgagtctttttgggaaagatgcatcaagtttttcacacctggatttggggatcctctgccattcctccttgcagatcctctccagttctgtcaggttggatggtaaacgttggtggacagccatttttaggtctctccagagatgctcaattgggtttaagtcagggctctggctgggccattcaagaacagtcacggagttgttgtgaagccactccttcgttattttagctgtgtgcttagggtcattgtcttggaaggtaaaccttcggcccagtctgaggtcctgagcactctggagaagtttttcgtccaggatatccctgtacttggccgcattcatctttccctcgattgcaaccagtcgtcctgtccctgcagctgaaaaacaccccaacagcatgatgctgccaccaccatgcttcactgttgggactgtattggacaggtgatgagcagtgcctggttttctccacacatactgctgagaattaaggccaaaaatttctatcttggtctcatcagaccagagaatcttattttttcaccatcttggcaaactccatgcgggctttcatgtgtcttgcactgaggagaggcttccgtcgggccactctgccataaagccccgactggtggagggctgcagtgatggttgactttctacaactttctcccatctcccgactgcatctctggagctcagccacagtgatctttaggttcttctttacctctctcaccaaggctcttctcccccaatagctcagtttggccggacggccagctctaggaagggttctggtcgtcccaaacgtcttccatttaaggattatggaggccactgtgatcttaggaaccttaagtgcagcagaattttttttgtaaccttggccagatctgtgccttgccacaattctgtctctgagctcttcaggcagttcctttgacctcatgattctcatttgctctgacatgcactgtgagctgtaaggtcttatatagacaggcgtgtggctttcctaatcaagtccaatcagtataatcaaacacagctgggctcaaatgaaggtgtagaaccatctcaaggatgatcaaaagaaatggacagcacctgagttaaatatatgagtgtcacagcaaagggtctgaatatttaggaccatgtgatatttcagtttttcttttttaataaatctgcaaaaatgtcaacaattctgtgtttttctgtcaatatggggtgctgtgtgtacattaatgaggaaacacaatgaacttaaatgattttagcaaatggctgcaatataacaaagagtgaaaaatttaagggggtctgaatactttccatacccactgtatggtgtcccatactgggatttgtgctctgcatttcacccatccaagcgcacacacacagcagtgagtattgaacacacatgCACCATGAACACAGCCAATTTTGCAGAGGTGCCCGGTGAGCGATTACTggtaggtgccttgctcaagcaCACCTCaattgtgggtaatgagagaggaagagagcgCTGTTTATTCAatcccccacctacatttcctgccggtactgagactcgaacccctGACCCTCAGgctacaagtccgactctctaaaCATTACTGCCCCAATAAAGTTCCCAAAGGACTCGAACCCACTATCACTATGCCTGTTTCTCATCTGGTTGCGCCACTGGGGAGACATCATGTCATCAGTCACCTATCCCATGCAAAGATCAAAGAGTTTAAGAATATTAATTTACACATGAAAACATGATATCAGGTTTagaaaatcaaacattttagatGAGAACAAATCATCTTGGTTGTTTAAGTCCTTTCCCATCGTGCCTTCAGCCAACACATTCAGGGGAAAGTAACTGCACACAAAACCTTTTGTCCCCTACTGTGCTGCTACACCcctgtttgtgtgtttggggAAAAGGGCTTGTGCCCACTGGCTGCACACAGTGTAGCACAGCATCTTTAAGAGCACAAATCTGCACAATTTTGATAGTGTGAAACCAGTTCTGTTTCTTCTGTATTGATTGGGAAATGTTCCTGTTTCAGCTCTTTGGAGCTTACTTTCATTAATCAAGTGGCAATGATAGACCTAAAattggcatgaaatggaagttgtgatCCTCCTTTCTTTCCTATTGTGAAGAGATGTTTTTGCGAGGGGAGGTTAtattgattaaagattacgaggacGTCGGTTAGTGTGCCGACATACGGCGCAAATGCGTTCACGGCGACCCGACTTCGATTCCCGTCTCGAGGTCCTTTGCCAATCCCACCCCCCTCTCTCCACCCAAtgctttcctgtctgctctctacTGTCCTCTCTGAATAAAGGCACGAAAAAAACCCATAAatataactgtaaaaaaaaaataataataaaaaaaagattacgAGGacactttaattaaaaaagaaaacagtgatgtgcacagatacatcattcattaaaaacactgaaatatcccacaaaaatcaaaatgatcaattttgagttcattttcactttAAGGATTTAGTTGGTAATACAAAGTTTAAAGTAAGAGTGTGCTGGAGAGTTATTGAGATCTTGATATACCAACAGCAGGTTACTCTAATAGCATTGCTAATTTAAACGACAAGTCTATAACTCATAAGTAAAGAGgagaaataatgtaaaaaaaatacactacaGAGATATTTGCGTCAATTATCATCCTTGTACCCGTAATAAGTTATTCTAAAACTGCTGTGTGTATTGTTTTGATATACCTTCTATTGACAGTTGGTTTTGGGACCTCTAGAATAAGTATATGCTGTAGAAATTTGCCTTTGAAACATTTTGGCAAGGTCAAtgttataaatacatttgtttcaaGATGTTTCAGTGAATGTGAACATTTAATCTGGGCAGAACCCAGATAATGAAAGCATATCTGTTATATGGTGGTGTTATTAAACTGTAAATTTTGTGCTATATAATCAGTGTTTGAGCACATTGGAATGGTGTTTTGTACATGGAATGTCAAATCTATGAAACCGCATGATgtcatatttcaatattttctgggcataattatttttgtaattgtttAACAGATGTCCTCCCTCGTGTGACAGTTTGTTTGTACAAATCTGGTATCTGAGTCTATACAGTTCACTGAACactgctcatttgcatatttatatactcaaaacagcaaaaaaaaaaaaaaaagtatggaaTGAGGgacttgttttttttctccaccaaTGAAGATTTGTATATGGCTTTATGCAATATTACAAGAAAAAATACTGCTCATCTCTGTTGTTTAAATATAGATGGTAGACTATATGTGACTGTAAATATTAGTAGCctatattaaataaaactaactaataaataaaattgtgtcTATTGAATGTGTTGATTGtgttaagaaataaaaattaagaaataaaattTACTTGTGTGGCATGATTTCAGAATGTCGACACCTGCATTTTGCTGGCTTTTTCAGTACAAAGGTACTGTATGTTCACATGCTTCCCTAATATTTACAAGCATCCTTTATTCCTTTTTGTAGGGTTTGGGATACAAATGATTGCAGTGCCAACCTTTAACATGAACTTGATTGCTATTGTCTTTGTCTAAACTTTCTGATTTAAATCAACGAATAAACAGACCATGAATTGCGCCTATTCAGCGTTAAAAAAATGAGGTAAGTCCAGAAGAACCAACAATGAGAGAATTGGAATTATAGGCATATACCttataaaatgctttaaaaaccaACCATTTCTTCATTGAGAGGACACAAATTTTCATCGAGAGGAAAAATTGCTCAGATTCCCTAGAGAAACACAACACCCCTGAGAAAGCAATATGCCCCCAATGGCTATCTGTAATAGCGAGACAGATTCTGTCATTCATTTCAAAATCATTTGAGCTCTCTGTGTTGACATGACATCCACCTTTTGTTCTCTTGCTTTGGTATTGGTTGGCATGTGGTTGTTTCACACAAGCAAGGAGGTGTAGATTTTTGTATTTCATGGACAAGCCAAATTTGAGAGCACAGGGAGcaatcttttttcaaaagctttATTGATGAcatgtacatttacattacatttgcatGTATTAATTCAGCAGGCACTTTTAttcaaagcaacttacaaataAGGAATGCAGCAAGTGATTCACCTTAAAAGATAGATAAAGTGGGACACGGTTTGTCTATCATCTCAATGACAAAAAAGTTTCCTACCTTGTATTCACTCTATATCGGTTAATAAGGACATTTGTTCATGCATAAGGTTCACAAAGTTCATGACTGAGGTTTTTGAGAGAAGAAGAATTAAATGGTAAGCCTTCCCATGACAATGCCATGCAACGAGCAAAATGAGAGATGGCACTTCAGCACTTATGCCTTCCTGAGGGAGGACTTGAAAAGAGCTACAAATCTCCCATTATTAGATTATCTCTAAAACTCTTTAGATAAGGGAGAGACATGGCGGTTCTCCATTAGAGGATTACTGTAAGTGCTATTAattagaaagagagagagagacttaaCCTTCTGCTGATTCTTAAAGAGAGAATCTTTTGCTACTGTTCATGTTTTTGCTTCTCATTACTACTCAGAATAAATGAAAGACACATTGTATCTGATGACTTTTTTTATGCTGACTGAGGTGCTTTTACTTCATCAGTGACAAGGAATGTGTTTTGACAAATGACATGAATGTTCTAATGCAATCTCACAGTGAAACGGAAAGCATATTATATTAAGCAAAACAACTTGTAATTGAATTCAGGTTGTAGATTGAATAATGGTGAAAAGCACATTTGGATTTgattaaatgaactaatcttGATTGCATTCCCTGCATTAAAGtgtttatatgtaaaaaaaaaaaaaaagctcaaaatCCTGGCAACGCAAGCATATAAGACAAtaatatattactattgtaatacaactgcactgtaaaataaaaaatcaatattataagcatattcaatatttttataGTAAAATTACAATATGTGTCTTCatttctttacttgcaagagtTTAAACCTCAAGCTTTTGTTTTGATGGAAAActgcaaaaggaaaaaaaaaaaatgatttctgTGAAAATACAAAACACGTCTCATTACAAATCTAGTGAAATTCTGCAATCATCTGTCCaaaaaaatgtagaaatgaTGTGACTGAAAATAAAGCATAACTGGCACACGTTGCATTCCCAAATGCACTTAAACTGACAACGCACTGACAACTCTTTGAGATTGAAAAAATAGACAGAAATTTTCAGAGAAGAATGTGTCGGACAGAGATTGCAGGCTGAAATCCATAACCTGAAACAGTAGCATTCAAGCATGTCTGCATGAGGAGCTGTTAAAAGCCTTTCAGAAAAATTAATGTCACATATTCTGGGTACATTTTCTGATGTTTCTGCTTCAAGGAACTCTCTATTGGGTGCTGAGATAAGTTGAGATAGTGTAAAGAGGGTAAGAGAGTGAAAGAGTATTGGATTAGAAAAAAGATGTAGTGTTGCTGTAGTGCTGGAGGAGAAGGGTTGATGGCATATgcaaacaaaacacaataatGAAAGCATTctaaaaacagcagaaaatgacagtttgTTAGTCTTTTCCTTCCTCACACTTGTCTAGACGTCCTCAGTAGTCCTCATGGATTCACTCCAAGTGGCCACAGCTGTCTCTTATAATGCTTTGCCAGCTGTGGCAAGTTCTGTGTCTCTCCTTCCCAGTCATGtgattttgatatattttgtaATAGGTTTTGTAGTGCttgtatacacacacatgctgacacacacaaacccaaATTATAGCCATTGTAATGTTTCAGTGAAGGTAAACAGATTCACTTGAAATTTTTtcctatggtagtcaatgggacaagatctgcttggttacaaacattcttccaaatatcttcctttatgtagagcaaaacaaagaaatttatacaggtttataTCAACTTGAGTGTAAGTAAATGAGAGAGATTTACTTCCTCtcaagattgctcaaaactgcacGTGTCGACCTCATGTGTATGCGTACAAGTCAAATGAaatatactttgcaaggctgtgttTGACTGTTTCTGTACACTAGTGTACATGtaaaaaatgaagtatacccagggctcaTAGCACCTTTTGTCAGATGGCATCAGAGTCCACGTTTTTTTGCATAGCGCAAACGAGATTGAGTGTGGCTTCTTTCTTGCCACCCTGCCATACAGGCCAGCTTTGTGTAAAGCTTGTGAGATATTTGTCACATGCACAGACCGACCAGTCAACCATAAAGCCTTCAAAGTTGTTTTATTCTGAAGAAATCAAACCACTACAATTGATGTCAGGTGGAGCAATTAGCCTGGTGTTTGATCTGGAAGTTGATTGGTTGCACCTGAGCAAGTTTATAATGGTATACTCTAAGACAGGGTTCCTCAaatccggtcctggagggccactgccctgcagagtttagccaAACACATCTAAACATGTTAATCaagccctgcgttccattcggtaGGGCTCATCCcaatgccctaatcccttcaaagggtttaccctccggagtgagagctttgaaggaatgaagggaaaaaaactcatcttaacgagacaatcaaggaggttTTTTCCCCTGGTTTACTCTTTGTATTAATACGCATTcatttac
This DNA window, taken from Megalobrama amblycephala isolate DHTTF-2021 linkage group LG4, ASM1881202v1, whole genome shotgun sequence, encodes the following:
- the LOC125267125 gene encoding neuropeptide FF receptor 2; translation: MAMKLLDPNSTITCPFFSSVENGHNVSVNRTSSRPYHYPNITYVDFYLHEPLVSAIFIVSYLLIFIVCMVGNGVVCFIVLRSKNMRTVTNLFILNLAISDLLVGIFCMPTTLVDNIITGWPFGSLVCKLSGMVQGISVSASVFTLVAIAVDRFRCIVYPFKQKLTISTSTLIIVIIWVLAISIMCPSGVMLQVTKEHRVSILLSDGNTTQPFYWCRENWPNQEMRKIYTTVLFANIYLAPLTLIVIMYARIGITLFKTSMPAAVCQVGTSGSGSGSGKHGRFESRQLVSRKKKRVIKMLLVVALLFILSWLPLWALMMLSDYASLSEHQHRVINIYFYPLAHWLAFCNSSVNPIVYGFFNENFRKGFKAAFKLQLCSALSGKRKSYSHRLQGNAVLPASLPMTKESVLEAGGPRQGQELIQGLVSVGNGKGQGDRSQSSGKENMKEQDLIMEDLEKVMYDL